One genomic region from Chlamydia poikilotherma encodes:
- the rpsG gene encoding 30S ribosomal protein S7, whose translation MSRRHAAEKKVIPADPIYGSVTLERFINKVMMHGKKSIARKIVYSALERFSKKIGAENVLEAFEEALENAKPLLEVRSRRVGGATYQVPVEVAAGRRDCLAMQWIIKNARAKPGKSMEMGLATELIDCFNKQGATIKKREDTHRMAEANKAFAHYKW comes from the coding sequence ATGTCAAGACGACATGCCGCTGAGAAGAAAGTAATTCCAGCAGATCCTATCTATGGAAGTGTAACCCTAGAAAGGTTCATTAATAAAGTTATGATGCATGGAAAGAAAAGTATCGCTAGAAAGATTGTTTATTCTGCTTTAGAAAGATTTTCTAAGAAAATAGGGGCAGAGAATGTTCTAGAAGCTTTTGAAGAAGCCTTGGAAAATGCAAAGCCTTTACTTGAAGTTCGTTCTCGTCGTGTTGGTGGAGCTACATATCAAGTTCCTGTAGAAGTTGCCGCAGGACGAAGAGATTGTTTGGCTATGCAATGGATTATAAAAAACGCCAGAGCGAAGCCTGGAAAATCTATGGAAATGGGATTAGCAACCGAGCTCATTGATTGTTTCAATAAGCAGGGAGCCACTATTAAGAAACGTGAAGATACCCACCGTATGGCTGAAGCGAACAAAGCATTTGCTCATTATAAGTGGTAA
- a CDS encoding CPn0927/CPn0928 family alpha/beta hydrolase fold protein: protein MNPKPEIFMFSSEAARKAYERRARCPFLYSLIDVICEVVKLIVRIILFIPIGLFWVLGKICQNVLLPAAGGAFSGQLCFVKRLLQEAFHIRVSSWVDSGYASSVESIPIQNDDLFIDALRIEFPNARKDRWMLISLGNSECFENRAILRQCDDWILNIAKQSQANVLVFNYPGVMHSTGPISRESLGKSYRACVRYLRDHPKGPKAKQIIAYGYSLGTLIQALGLSKETTDGSDGINWFVIKDRGPKSVSAVAFQWVGKLGQWATKLLGWEIDSAKFSESLVCPELFIHGMDCQSQLIGDGLFNRNNCFAAPFLDSNSPNLPGKKISVGEYLLLHQGVLQEATVQKIVEHITNHFDPGDPNETSDSGE, encoded by the coding sequence ATGAACCCAAAACCTGAAATTTTTATGTTTTCCTCAGAAGCTGCTCGTAAAGCATATGAGAGGAGAGCACGGTGTCCTTTTCTTTACAGTTTAATCGATGTTATCTGTGAAGTTGTAAAATTAATTGTTCGCATTATTTTATTTATCCCTATTGGATTATTTTGGGTATTGGGGAAAATTTGCCAGAATGTACTACTTCCCGCCGCTGGAGGGGCATTCTCAGGACAACTATGCTTTGTGAAGAGGTTATTACAAGAAGCTTTTCATATTCGTGTGAGCTCTTGGGTGGATAGCGGCTATGCGAGTTCTGTAGAAAGTATTCCTATTCAAAATGATGATTTATTCATTGATGCACTTCGTATTGAATTTCCTAATGCTAGGAAAGATAGATGGATGCTTATTTCCCTAGGAAATAGCGAATGTTTTGAAAACAGAGCTATTCTTCGTCAGTGTGATGATTGGATATTGAATATAGCAAAACAATCCCAAGCTAATGTTTTAGTATTTAACTATCCCGGAGTGATGCATAGCACAGGCCCTATTTCTCGAGAATCTTTAGGAAAATCTTATCGGGCATGTGTTCGTTATCTTCGTGATCACCCCAAAGGACCAAAGGCAAAGCAAATCATTGCTTACGGCTACTCTTTAGGAACACTAATACAGGCGTTGGGATTAAGTAAGGAAACCACGGATGGAAGTGACGGGATTAATTGGTTTGTTATTAAAGACCGTGGGCCGAAATCTGTTTCAGCAGTGGCATTTCAATGGGTAGGAAAATTAGGTCAGTGGGCGACAAAATTATTGGGTTGGGAGATCGATTCAGCAAAATTTAGCGAGTCTCTTGTTTGCCCTGAATTATTTATACACGGGATGGATTGTCAATCCCAGTTAATAGGGGACGGTTTGTTCAATAGAAATAATTGTTTTGCAGCACCGTTTTTAGATTCTAATTCCCCTAATCTTCCAGGTAAGAAAATTTCTGTAGGAGAATATCTTTTACTACATCAGGGTGTTCTTCAGGAGGCAACTGTCCAGAAGATAGTTGAACATATTACGAATCACTTTGATCCCGGAGATCCGAATGAAACATCAGATTCTGGGGAATAA
- the rpsL gene encoding 30S ribosomal protein S12, with protein MPTINQLIRKKRQSSASRKKSPALQKCPQRRGVCLQVKTKTPKKPNSALRKVAWVRLSNGQEVIAYIGGEGHNLQEHSIVLVQGGRVKDLPGVRYHIVRGALDCAAVKNRKQSRSRYGAKRPK; from the coding sequence ATGCCAACCATTAATCAATTAATACGTAAAAAGCGTCAATCTAGCGCGTCTAGAAAGAAATCTCCAGCCTTGCAGAAATGCCCACAGAGACGTGGCGTATGCCTACAAGTGAAGACAAAGACTCCTAAAAAGCCGAACTCAGCTTTACGTAAAGTTGCCTGGGTGCGCTTGTCTAACGGCCAAGAAGTTATCGCCTATATTGGTGGTGAAGGGCATAATTTGCAAGAGCATAGCATCGTTTTGGTTCAAGGTGGTAGGGTTAAAGATTTGCCCGGTGTTCGTTATCATATTGTTCGCGGAGCTCTAGACTGTGCTGCTGTCAAAAATAGAAAACAAAGCCGTTCTCGATACGGAGCAAAGCGTCCTAAGTAG
- the gltX gene encoding glutamate--tRNA ligase has product MAWENVRVRVAPSPTGDPHVGTAYMALFNKIFAKRFNGKMILRIEDTDQTRSRDDYEKNIFSALQWCGIQWDEGPDLGGPYGPYRQSERTEIYREYAELLLKTDYAYKCFATPKELEEMRAVATTLGYRGGYDRRYRYLSPEEIEARTREGQPYTIRLKVPLTGECILEDYCKGRVVFPWADVDDQVLMKSDGFPTYHFANVVDDHLMGITHVLRGEEWLSSTPKHLLLYEAFGWEPPTFLHMPLLLNPDGTKLSKRKNPTSIFYYRDAGYIKEAFMNFLTLMGYSMEGDEEVYSLEKLIENFDPKRIGKSGAVFDTRKLDWMNKHYLNHGGSPESLLARLKDWLINDEFFLKILPLCQSRIATLAEFVGLTEFFFSVLPQYSKEELLPAVISEEKAAIIFYSYVKYLEKADLWVKDQFYLGSKWLSEAFQLNHKKVIIPLLYVAITGKKQGLPLFDSMELLGKPRTRMRMVHAQNLLGGVPKKIQVAIDKILKEENFESKVLEF; this is encoded by the coding sequence ATGGCTTGGGAAAACGTACGTGTTAGAGTTGCGCCGTCGCCTACGGGAGATCCCCATGTAGGGACAGCCTATATGGCTTTGTTTAACAAAATCTTTGCAAAACGATTCAATGGAAAGATGATCCTGAGAATCGAGGATACCGATCAAACACGTAGCCGTGATGATTATGAGAAGAATATTTTCTCCGCTCTTCAGTGGTGTGGTATCCAATGGGATGAAGGACCAGATCTTGGTGGTCCCTATGGCCCCTATAGACAATCAGAGCGTACAGAAATCTATAGAGAGTATGCCGAACTTCTTTTAAAAACAGATTACGCCTATAAATGCTTTGCTACGCCCAAAGAACTTGAAGAAATGCGTGCTGTTGCCACCACTTTGGGATATCGTGGAGGGTATGATCGCCGCTATCGCTATCTTTCTCCGGAAGAAATAGAGGCACGCACACGAGAAGGTCAGCCTTATACTATTCGGTTAAAAGTCCCTCTCACCGGTGAATGTATTCTTGAAGACTATTGTAAGGGCAGAGTTGTTTTCCCTTGGGCAGATGTTGACGATCAAGTCCTAATGAAATCTGATGGTTTTCCGACGTACCATTTCGCTAATGTCGTAGACGATCATCTTATGGGTATTACACATGTTCTTCGTGGAGAAGAATGGCTGAGTTCTACTCCTAAACACTTGCTTCTTTATGAAGCTTTTGGTTGGGAGCCCCCCACATTCCTGCATATGCCATTACTCCTCAACCCAGATGGAACAAAATTATCTAAGAGAAAGAATCCTACTTCGATCTTCTATTATCGTGATGCCGGGTATATTAAAGAAGCCTTTATGAATTTCCTTACTCTCATGGGTTATAGCATGGAGGGAGATGAAGAGGTGTATTCTTTAGAAAAGCTTATTGAGAATTTTGATCCTAAGCGGATAGGAAAATCTGGAGCGGTTTTTGATACCCGTAAGCTAGATTGGATGAATAAGCACTACCTAAATCATGGGGGATCACCAGAAAGTCTATTAGCTAGACTGAAAGACTGGTTAATCAATGATGAGTTTTTTTTAAAAATTCTTCCCCTGTGTCAATCTCGGATTGCAACGCTTGCAGAATTTGTAGGATTAACAGAGTTTTTCTTTTCAGTTCTTCCTCAGTATTCAAAGGAAGAGCTTTTGCCGGCAGTAATTTCTGAAGAAAAGGCCGCTATCATTTTTTACAGTTATGTAAAGTACTTAGAAAAAGCTGATTTATGGGTTAAAGATCAGTTTTATTTGGGTTCTAAATGGCTTTCAGAGGCTTTTCAATTAAACCATAAGAAAGTAATTATACCGCTTCTTTATGTGGCTATTACTGGGAAAAAACAGGGGTTGCCCTTGTTTGACTCTATGGAGTTGTTGGGAAAACCTCGTACACGTATGCGCATGGTTCACGCTCAAAATCTTCTTGGAGGAGTCCCTAAGAAGATTCAAGTAGCTATTGATAAGATTCTTAAAGAAGAAAATTTCGAAAGCAAGGTTCTAGAGTTCTAG
- a CDS encoding S41 family peptidase, translated as MIKILRLCALVLTCLPSFSFASELLHEEDIRKTVDKLIEYHVDVQDISSDILMRSLIGYSQAFDPHKAYLTEQEVSNFIQSTDIKKRLLKNYKTNNFSVYQNLNRVVKDSIIRARQWRTEWLSDPETLVKEASTHVLIKKPKHWAQSTQEVKERQRSLLLSYISVYLSDSSKDRYQGKEAPLTKLCVRQLEAYENSYLGLNDYGNPMSPQEESHHFHVRVVKAMAHSLDAHTTYFSKDEALAMRIQLEKGMCGIGVILKEDIDGVIVKEIIPGGPADKAGDLHIDDVIYRVDGKSIENLPFRAVLDCLRGSQGSEVILDVHSQDQNRTVKLKREKISLDDRRVDVSYESYGNGVIGKITLHSFYEGENQISSEQDLKRAIQSLQDKNLLGLVLDIRENTGGFLSQAIKVSGLFMTNGVVVVSRYADGSIKRYRTVSPKKFYDGPLTILVSKSSASAAEIVAQTLQDYGVAIIVGDEQTYGKGTIQHQTITADSDKEGFFKVTVGKYYSPSGKSTQLQGVRSDIHIASRYFEEPLGERYLEHPLPADSCDNVMNDNLGDLDSHMRPWFQKYYTPNLQKEETVWREILPQLTANSKQRLSENKNYKIFLDELKDPSEAIRPFGSNDLQMEESVNILKDMILLRERKSPIPLGG; from the coding sequence ATGATAAAAATACTACGTCTTTGCGCTCTTGTTCTAACATGCTTACCCAGTTTCTCTTTTGCTTCTGAATTACTACATGAAGAAGACATTCGAAAAACTGTCGATAAGTTAATTGAATATCATGTCGATGTTCAAGATATCTCTTCCGATATCCTCATGCGTTCATTAATAGGATACTCCCAAGCATTCGACCCTCACAAAGCTTATCTTACAGAACAAGAAGTAAGTAATTTTATCCAATCTACAGATATCAAAAAGCGTCTGTTGAAAAATTATAAAACGAATAATTTTTCAGTATATCAGAATTTAAATCGTGTAGTTAAAGATAGTATTATTCGAGCACGTCAGTGGCGAACTGAATGGTTATCTGATCCTGAGACGTTAGTTAAAGAAGCTTCTACACATGTACTTATTAAAAAACCTAAGCATTGGGCACAGTCTACCCAAGAAGTAAAAGAAAGACAGCGTTCTTTACTCCTCTCCTACATTTCTGTGTATCTATCAGATAGTTCTAAAGATAGATATCAGGGCAAGGAAGCCCCTTTAACTAAACTCTGTGTACGCCAACTCGAAGCATATGAGAACTCTTATTTAGGTTTGAATGATTACGGGAACCCCATGTCACCTCAAGAGGAATCCCATCACTTCCATGTTCGTGTAGTCAAGGCTATGGCTCACAGTTTGGATGCTCATACAACATACTTTAGTAAAGATGAAGCCCTTGCTATGCGTATTCAATTAGAAAAAGGCATGTGCGGAATTGGTGTAATCTTAAAAGAAGATATTGATGGGGTTATTGTAAAAGAGATCATTCCTGGAGGGCCTGCGGATAAAGCTGGAGACCTGCATATTGATGATGTGATTTATCGTGTTGACGGCAAAAGCATAGAAAATCTTCCCTTTAGAGCTGTATTAGACTGCCTTAGAGGATCCCAAGGCTCTGAAGTCATCTTAGATGTACATAGCCAAGATCAAAACCGCACGGTGAAATTAAAACGTGAAAAGATCAGTTTAGATGATCGTCGTGTGGATGTTTCTTATGAGTCTTATGGCAATGGGGTTATTGGGAAAATCACCCTGCATTCTTTTTATGAAGGAGAAAATCAAATCTCTAGTGAACAAGATCTAAAACGTGCGATTCAAAGTCTACAAGATAAGAATCTCCTAGGGTTAGTTTTAGATATCCGAGAAAATACGGGAGGTTTTCTTTCACAGGCCATTAAAGTTTCAGGATTATTTATGACTAATGGAGTCGTCGTTGTATCCCGCTATGCAGATGGCAGTATCAAACGTTACCGCACGGTGTCTCCTAAGAAATTCTATGATGGTCCTTTAACCATTCTTGTTTCGAAAAGCTCCGCATCTGCTGCGGAAATTGTTGCTCAAACGCTTCAGGATTATGGCGTAGCTATAATTGTTGGTGACGAACAGACCTATGGGAAAGGGACAATCCAACATCAAACAATTACCGCAGATTCTGATAAAGAGGGATTCTTCAAAGTTACTGTAGGAAAATACTATTCTCCTTCTGGGAAATCTACGCAACTTCAGGGTGTACGCTCTGATATCCATATCGCTTCGCGCTATTTTGAAGAACCTTTAGGAGAACGTTATCTAGAACATCCCCTACCTGCGGATAGTTGTGATAATGTGATGAATGATAATTTAGGAGATCTGGATTCCCATATGCGTCCATGGTTTCAAAAGTACTATACTCCAAACTTACAGAAAGAAGAGACTGTATGGAGAGAGATACTTCCTCAGTTAACTGCGAATAGTAAACAACGACTAAGTGAAAATAAAAACTACAAGATCTTTTTAGATGAACTAAAAGATCCCTCAGAGGCAATTCGACCTTTTGGAAGCAATGATTTACAGATGGAAGAATCTGTGAATATTTTAAAAGATATGATTCTTTTAAGAGAGCGTAAGTCTCCCATTCCTTTAGGAGGCTAA
- a CDS encoding small cysteine-rich outer membrane protein — protein sequence MKKAVLLAAVCCGVVGLSSCCRIVDCCFEDPCAPKSCNPCNAFNKKDNACSPCGTYTPSCSKPCGSECNSGVQGPQAKGCTSPDGRCK from the coding sequence ATGAAGAAAGCTGTTTTACTAGCTGCAGTATGTTGTGGTGTTGTTGGCTTAAGTAGCTGCTGCCGTATCGTAGATTGCTGTTTTGAAGATCCTTGTGCACCTAAGTCCTGCAATCCTTGCAACGCTTTCAACAAGAAAGACAACGCATGCAGTCCTTGTGGTACCTACACACCTTCTTGCTCGAAGCCTTGTGGCTCTGAATGCAATTCAGGAGTTCAAGGACCTCAAGCTAAAGGTTGTACATCTCCAGACGGTAGATGCAAATAA
- a CDS encoding cysteine-rich outer membrane protein → MATGVTNNVNTVDLIRPGLEGVIKDDKVQVTLINSILGWCKVHIVDPIKTSKIVKSRAFQITMIVLGIILLVAGLALTFVLQGQLGKNAFLFLIPAVIGLIKLLATSVFMEQPCTPEKWRLCKRLLATTEDILDDGEMNNSNKIFTMESSETNITSDTSGS, encoded by the coding sequence ATGGCAACGGGTGTAACAAATAATGTGAACACAGTCGATCTAATCAGGCCAGGATTAGAGGGTGTAATAAAAGACGACAAAGTACAGGTAACTTTGATTAATTCTATATTGGGATGGTGCAAAGTACATATAGTTGATCCAATAAAAACATCAAAAATTGTAAAATCAAGAGCATTCCAAATTACAATGATCGTACTTGGAATTATCCTACTTGTTGCTGGTTTGGCTTTAACTTTTGTACTGCAAGGTCAGCTTGGCAAAAATGCCTTCTTATTCTTAATCCCTGCGGTTATCGGTTTGATTAAACTTCTAGCCACTTCAGTGTTTATGGAACAGCCTTGTACTCCAGAAAAATGGCGTTTATGCAAACGTCTTTTAGCAACAACTGAAGATATTTTAGATGATGGGGAAATGAACAATTCAAATAAGATTTTCACTATGGAAAGTTCTGAAACAAACATTACATCTGATACATCTGGATCATAG
- a CDS encoding helix-turn-helix domain-containing protein translates to MECIQHESCFDLDDREDAQQLEVQGTDMVSITQAAKLHNVTRQAIYVAIKQKKLRASKTTRWEIDLKDLEDYKRNRYSRKKSLYQGELLFDNNRGYYSVNQVADMLGIPVQKVYYATRTGTMRGERKGAAWVISQSEIDRYKSDYLNKQTAKKIKDAVVEHPTAAPEDIVSSGTLLFEND, encoded by the coding sequence ATGGAATGCATACAACATGAAAGCTGTTTCGATTTAGATGACAGAGAAGATGCGCAGCAACTTGAGGTACAAGGAACCGATATGGTTTCTATTACACAGGCTGCAAAATTGCATAATGTGACACGTCAAGCAATTTACGTGGCAATCAAACAAAAGAAACTAAGGGCTTCTAAAACAACCCGATGGGAAATCGATCTTAAAGATTTGGAAGACTATAAGCGTAACCGTTATTCAAGAAAAAAGTCCCTTTATCAAGGTGAGCTACTCTTTGATAATAATAGAGGATATTACTCTGTAAATCAGGTGGCTGATATGCTAGGAATTCCTGTGCAGAAAGTTTACTACGCTACGCGTACAGGAACTATGCGAGGAGAGCGTAAAGGTGCTGCTTGGGTTATCAGTCAATCAGAGATCGATAGATATAAGAGCGATTATTTGAATAAGCAGACAGCGAAGAAAATAAAAGATGCTGTGGTTGAACATCCTACAGCTGCTCCAGAGGATATTGTTTCTTCCGGAACCCTCTTATTTGAGAACGATTAG
- the omcB gene encoding outer membrane complex protein OmcB, which produces MSKLIRRVVTVLALTSMASSFASGKIEAAAAESLATRFIASADNSDDNILQTTAKKVRFGRNKNQKQEQKNNSPCCDKEFYPCQDGSCQSSVDTKQESCYGKMYCIRVNDDCNVEISQAVPEYATVGSPYPIEILAVGKKDCVNVVITQQLPCEVEFVSSDPVTTPTSDSKLIWTIDRLSQGEKCKITVWVKPLKEGCCFTAATVCACPELRSYTKCGQPAICIKQEGPDCACLRCPVCYKIEVCNTGSAVARGVVVDNPVPDGYTHASGQRVLSFNLGDMRPGDFKSFTVEFCPQKRGKVTNVATVSYCGGHKCSANVTTVINEPCVQVNISGADWSYVCKPVEYTIVVSNPGDLKLYDVVIEDTTPSGATILEAAGAEICCNKAVWCIKEMCPGETLQFKIVAKAQNPGKFTNQVSVRTNSDCGSCTSCAEVTTHWKGLAATHMCVIDTNDPICVGENTVYRICVTNRGSAEDTNVSLILKFSKELQPVSSSGPTKGTITGNTVVFDALPKLGSKESVEFSVTLKGVAPGDARGEAILSSDTLTVPVADTENTHVY; this is translated from the coding sequence ATGTCCAAACTCATCAGACGAGTAGTTACGGTCCTCGCGCTAACTAGTATGGCGAGTTCATTTGCCAGCGGGAAGATAGAGGCCGCTGCTGCAGAGTCTCTTGCTACAAGATTTATTGCCAGTGCTGACAACTCAGATGACAATATCTTGCAGACAACAGCCAAGAAAGTTAGATTTGGCCGTAATAAAAATCAAAAACAAGAACAAAAAAATAATAGCCCTTGCTGTGATAAAGAATTTTATCCTTGTCAAGATGGCTCATGCCAATCATCAGTAGATACAAAACAAGAGTCTTGCTACGGCAAAATGTATTGTATACGTGTTAACGATGATTGTAACGTTGAAATTAGCCAAGCTGTACCTGAATATGCAACAGTAGGATCTCCTTATCCTATTGAAATTCTTGCTGTAGGTAAAAAAGATTGCGTTAATGTTGTTATCACTCAACAACTTCCTTGTGAAGTTGAATTCGTAAGCAGTGATCCTGTTACAACACCTACTTCCGATAGCAAATTAATTTGGACAATTGATCGCTTGAGTCAAGGTGAGAAATGCAAAATTACCGTTTGGGTAAAACCTCTTAAAGAAGGTTGCTGCTTCACAGCTGCTACTGTATGTGCTTGCCCAGAGCTTCGCTCTTATACCAAATGCGGACAACCTGCTATTTGCATTAAGCAAGAAGGCCCTGATTGCGCTTGCTTACGTTGCCCAGTTTGTTACAAAATCGAAGTTTGCAACACAGGTTCTGCTGTAGCTCGCGGTGTTGTGGTTGATAACCCTGTACCCGATGGTTATACTCACGCTTCAGGACAACGTGTTCTTTCCTTTAACTTAGGAGATATGCGTCCTGGTGATTTTAAATCATTCACTGTAGAATTTTGTCCTCAAAAAAGAGGAAAAGTTACTAACGTTGCTACTGTATCTTATTGCGGAGGACATAAATGTTCTGCCAATGTAACTACTGTTATTAACGAGCCTTGTGTACAAGTAAATATCTCCGGAGCTGACTGGTCTTACGTATGTAAGCCTGTAGAATACACAATTGTTGTATCTAACCCAGGTGATCTTAAACTTTACGATGTTGTTATAGAAGATACGACACCATCAGGAGCTACGATTTTAGAAGCTGCTGGAGCTGAAATTTGCTGTAACAAAGCTGTATGGTGCATTAAAGAAATGTGCCCAGGAGAAACTCTTCAGTTTAAAATTGTTGCTAAAGCTCAAAATCCAGGCAAATTCACAAATCAAGTTTCAGTAAGAACAAACTCTGATTGTGGATCATGCACTTCTTGCGCAGAAGTTACAACTCATTGGAAAGGTCTCGCAGCTACTCATATGTGCGTAATCGATACTAATGATCCTATTTGCGTAGGTGAAAATACTGTATACCGTATTTGTGTAACTAACCGTGGTTCTGCAGAGGATACTAACGTTTCATTAATTCTTAAGTTTTCTAAGGAATTACAACCAGTTTCTTCTTCAGGTCCAACAAAAGGAACCATTACAGGTAATACAGTAGTATTTGATGCTTTACCTAAACTAGGCTCTAAAGAATCTGTAGAGTTTTCTGTAACATTGAAAGGGGTTGCTCCTGGAGATGCTCGCGGAGAAGCTATTCTTTCTTCAGATACTTTGACAGTCCCTGTAGCAGATACGGAAAACACACACGTTTATTAA
- the fusA gene encoding elongation factor G codes for MSDQEFDLSKIRNIGIMAHIDAGKTTTTERILYYAGRTHKIGEVHEGGATMDWMEQEQERGITITSAATTVFWQDCKINIIDTPGHVDFTIEVERSLRVLDGAVAVFDAVSGVEPQSETVWRQANKYGVPRIAFVNKMDRMGADYFAAVESMKEKLGANAIPVHCPIGAESQFVGMVDLISQKALYFLDETLGAKWEEREIPEELKERCAELRYALLEELATVDESNEAFMMKVLEDPDSITEEEIHDTMRKGVIENKINPVLCGTAFKNKGVQQLLNVIVRWLPSPKDRGVIHGINLKNNEEVCLEPRKDGPLAALAFKIMTDPYVGRITFIRIYSGTLKKGSAILNSTKDKKERISRLLEMHANERTDRDEFTVGDIGACVGLKYSVTGDTLCDDNQEIVLERIEIPEPVIDMAIEPKSKGDREKLAQALSALSEEDPTFRVTSNEETGQTIISGMGELHLDILRDRMIREFKVEANVGKPQVSYKETITKNGKSETKYVKQSGGRGQYAHVCLEIEPNEPGKGNEVVSKIVGGVIPREYIPAVMKGVEEGLNTGVLAGYGLVDVKVNIVFGSYHEVDSSEMAFKICGSMAVKEACRKATPVILEPIMKVAVTTPEDHLGDVIGDLNRRRGKILGQESSRGMAQVNAEVPLSEMFGYTTSLRSLTSGRATSTMEPAFFAKVPQKIQEEIVKK; via the coding sequence ATGAGTGATCAGGAATTCGATTTAAGCAAAATTAGAAACATCGGTATCATGGCACATATCGATGCGGGAAAAACGACAACTACGGAAAGAATTCTTTATTACGCTGGAAGAACTCATAAAATTGGTGAGGTTCATGAAGGCGGGGCCACCATGGACTGGATGGAACAGGAGCAAGAAAGAGGCATTACGATCACCTCTGCTGCAACGACTGTTTTCTGGCAGGATTGTAAAATCAATATTATTGATACTCCTGGACACGTAGACTTCACTATTGAAGTTGAAAGATCTCTTCGTGTTTTAGATGGTGCTGTAGCTGTATTTGATGCAGTGTCTGGAGTTGAGCCTCAATCCGAGACTGTATGGAGACAAGCGAATAAGTACGGTGTCCCTCGAATAGCTTTCGTAAATAAAATGGATCGTATGGGTGCAGATTACTTTGCAGCCGTAGAATCCATGAAAGAAAAACTTGGCGCTAATGCCATCCCCGTACACTGTCCTATTGGTGCTGAAAGCCAATTTGTTGGAATGGTGGATCTGATTTCGCAGAAGGCTCTATATTTCTTAGATGAAACTTTAGGCGCTAAATGGGAAGAACGTGAAATTCCTGAAGAACTTAAAGAGAGATGTGCGGAGCTCCGGTATGCACTTCTTGAAGAACTTGCTACAGTAGATGAAAGTAACGAAGCTTTCATGATGAAAGTTCTCGAAGATCCAGATTCTATTACTGAAGAAGAAATCCATGACACGATGCGCAAAGGGGTTATTGAAAATAAGATTAACCCTGTATTGTGTGGAACCGCATTTAAAAACAAAGGTGTTCAACAGCTTCTCAATGTTATCGTGAGATGGTTACCTTCACCTAAAGATCGCGGTGTAATCCATGGAATTAATCTAAAGAACAACGAAGAAGTTTGTTTAGAGCCTAGGAAAGATGGGCCTCTAGCTGCTCTTGCGTTCAAAATTATGACAGACCCTTATGTTGGTCGTATCACCTTTATCCGTATCTATTCAGGAACTCTTAAAAAAGGTTCAGCAATTCTTAATTCTACTAAGGATAAAAAAGAGCGGATTTCTCGTTTATTAGAGATGCATGCTAATGAAAGAACCGATAGAGACGAATTTACTGTTGGAGATATTGGTGCTTGCGTAGGTTTAAAATATTCAGTTACAGGGGATACACTTTGCGACGATAATCAGGAAATTGTTCTCGAGCGTATTGAAATTCCTGAACCTGTGATTGATATGGCTATTGAGCCGAAATCTAAGGGAGATAGAGAGAAATTAGCTCAAGCATTGAGTGCGCTTTCAGAAGAAGATCCTACTTTCCGTGTTACTTCAAATGAAGAGACTGGACAAACAATTATCTCTGGAATGGGCGAGCTACATTTAGATATTCTTCGCGATCGTATGATTCGCGAATTTAAAGTGGAAGCTAATGTTGGTAAACCTCAAGTTTCTTATAAAGAAACAATTACCAAGAATGGCAAGAGCGAAACGAAATATGTGAAACAGTCTGGTGGTCGTGGACAATATGCTCACGTTTGCCTCGAGATTGAACCTAATGAACCAGGAAAAGGCAACGAAGTTGTCAGCAAAATTGTTGGCGGAGTTATTCCTAGAGAATATATCCCAGCGGTTATGAAAGGCGTAGAAGAAGGCTTAAATACAGGTGTTCTTGCCGGTTATGGTTTAGTAGATGTTAAAGTAAACATTGTGTTTGGATCATATCACGAAGTGGATTCTAGTGAGATGGCATTTAAAATATGCGGTTCAATGGCTGTGAAAGAAGCTTGTAGAAAAGCTACTCCGGTGATTCTAGAACCTATTATGAAAGTCGCGGTAACGACTCCTGAGGATCATTTAGGAGATGTTATAGGTGATTTGAATCGTCGTCGTGGAAAAATCTTAGGTCAAGAATCTTCACGAGGTATGGCACAAGTGAATGCCGAGGTTCCTTTAAGTGAAATGTTTGGATACACAACATCTTTAAGATCTTTGACTTCCGGAAGAGCAACATCAACAATGGAACCCGCCTTCTTTGCTAAGGTTCCTCAAAAAATTCAAGAAGAGATTGTTAAGAAGTAA